In Synechocystis sp. PCC 6714, the following are encoded in one genomic region:
- the ispD gene encoding 2-C-methyl-D-erythritol 4-phosphate cytidylyltransferase yields the protein MHLLIPAAGSGKRMGSSQNKLLLNVLGQPLLSWTVQAALTSQSIEWIGIIGQTYDFPAFETLLTPLHSSKPVQLIVGGDTRQQSVFNGIQALPQSAKFVLIHDGARCLATPDLFDRCTEALQHCQGLIAAMPVKDTIKIVDSAGWIIDTPDRQGLWGAQTPQGFDVALLKACHEKGKQEGWEVTDDAALLEKCGQPVKILQGEDTNLKITTPVDLAIAEFILGQRLAKSA from the coding sequence ATGCATTTACTAATTCCGGCGGCGGGTTCCGGCAAGCGCATGGGGAGTAGCCAAAATAAGTTGCTTTTAAATGTTCTGGGGCAACCGCTATTGAGTTGGACAGTACAAGCGGCTTTGACATCCCAGTCCATCGAATGGATTGGCATAATAGGGCAAACCTACGATTTTCCAGCCTTTGAAACTCTATTAACTCCTCTCCATAGCTCTAAACCAGTGCAGTTAATTGTCGGGGGAGATACCCGGCAGCAATCGGTTTTTAACGGCATCCAAGCCTTACCCCAGTCAGCGAAATTTGTGTTAATCCACGACGGTGCCCGTTGTTTGGCTACGCCGGATTTGTTTGATCGTTGCACAGAAGCCCTCCAGCATTGCCAAGGGCTAATTGCCGCCATGCCGGTGAAGGACACCATCAAAATAGTGGACTCCGCTGGTTGGATCATTGACACCCCCGATCGCCAGGGATTATGGGGAGCCCAAACGCCCCAGGGTTTTGACGTGGCCCTGCTCAAAGCCTGCCATGAAAAAGGTAAACAGGAAGGTTGGGAAGTGACGGACGATGCGGCCCTGCTGGAAAAATGTGGCCAGCCCGTAAAAATTCTCCAAGGGGAAGACACCAATTTGAAAATCACCACCCCCGTGGATTTGGCGATCGCTGAATTTATTTTGGGGCAAAGGTTGGCAAAATCTGCCTGA
- a CDS encoding STAS domain-containing protein → MSTGCKTEEGVIAEPLNLTVSLRGTLEVKEKLQIFRLTGLLDAFSEPTFRKVVSDHIEAGPSHVVLDLSTIDFIDSSGLGALVQVTKLSQNKQGSVQIVTNPRVTQTVKLVRLEKFLHLHNSLAEAIAAADAE, encoded by the coding sequence TTGAGTACAGGGTGCAAAACCGAGGAGGGCGTTATTGCTGAGCCACTAAACTTGACGGTCAGTTTACGCGGGACGTTGGAAGTCAAGGAAAAGCTACAAATATTCCGTCTGACAGGCCTGTTGGACGCATTTTCCGAGCCTACCTTCCGTAAGGTAGTTAGTGACCATATCGAGGCGGGCCCCTCCCATGTGGTACTAGACTTGTCCACCATTGATTTCATTGATAGCTCCGGCTTGGGGGCATTGGTACAGGTAACCAAACTTTCCCAAAATAAACAGGGGAGCGTGCAGATTGTCACCAATCCTAGGGTTACCCAAACGGTAAAACTGGTGCGTCTGGAAAAATTTCTCCACCTCCACAATTCCCTGGCCGAGGCGATCGCCGCCGCTGATGCGGAATAA
- the cysS gene encoding cysteine--tRNA ligase — translation MTLRLYDSLTRAKQTLQSLRPGLVTMYCCGITVYDYCHLGHARTCITWDLVRRYLEWSGYEVRYVQNFTDIDDKILKRAMDEGSTMEAVSEKFIAAYFEDMEALGVQPADLYPRATHTLDGIRRLIAELEAKGYAYPAAGDVYYSVRNFAGYGKLSGRRLEDLQAGASGRVADADGAHKQDPFDFALWKSAKPGEPAWESPWGKGRPGWHIECSAMVREFLGETIDLHVGGNDLIFPHHENEIAQSEAVTGQPLAQYWLHNGMVKVDGEKMSKSLGNFTTIRALLKTVDSMAIRLLVLQGHYRKPLDFTDTAIAAATNGWQTLTEGLKFGHDHSKDFGWDLEDFAPIGPNANQWTEAFQQAVDDDFNFAGGLAVLFELAKHLRSEGNKLKFEGITQADPDLLKTQWTTLVSLAEILGLRANLDSPSATNAGLTDTEIEQLVTQRTQARKDKNWAEGDRLRDLLQEAGITLVDKPGGVTVWFR, via the coding sequence ATGACCCTGCGCCTGTACGACTCCCTCACCCGAGCCAAACAAACCCTCCAATCCCTCCGCCCTGGCCTGGTGACCATGTACTGTTGCGGCATCACGGTCTATGACTATTGCCATCTGGGCCATGCTCGCACCTGCATTACCTGGGACCTGGTGCGCCGTTATTTAGAATGGTCGGGCTACGAAGTCCGTTATGTACAAAACTTCACCGACATTGACGACAAAATCCTCAAACGGGCAATGGACGAGGGTTCCACCATGGAAGCAGTGTCAGAAAAATTTATTGCTGCCTACTTTGAAGATATGGAAGCTTTGGGGGTCCAACCGGCGGATCTCTATCCCCGGGCCACCCACACCCTAGATGGCATTAGACGGCTAATTGCGGAGTTGGAAGCTAAAGGTTATGCCTATCCTGCCGCCGGAGATGTCTACTATTCAGTGCGTAATTTTGCTGGTTATGGTAAATTGTCCGGGCGTAGGTTAGAAGATTTACAGGCGGGGGCCAGTGGCCGGGTGGCGGATGCCGATGGTGCCCACAAACAAGACCCCTTTGATTTTGCCCTGTGGAAAAGCGCTAAACCGGGGGAACCGGCCTGGGAATCCCCCTGGGGCAAAGGGCGGCCGGGCTGGCACATCGAATGTTCCGCTATGGTGAGGGAATTTTTAGGGGAAACCATTGATCTCCATGTGGGGGGCAATGACTTAATTTTTCCCCACCATGAAAATGAAATTGCCCAATCAGAGGCGGTGACAGGGCAACCCCTGGCCCAATATTGGCTCCATAACGGCATGGTCAAGGTGGATGGGGAGAAGATGTCCAAATCCCTGGGGAATTTCACCACCATCCGGGCTTTACTAAAAACCGTTGACTCCATGGCCATTCGTTTGCTTGTCCTCCAAGGCCATTACCGCAAACCCTTGGATTTCACCGATACGGCGATCGCCGCCGCCACCAATGGTTGGCAAACGTTAACCGAAGGATTGAAATTTGGTCATGACCATAGCAAGGATTTTGGCTGGGATTTAGAAGATTTCGCGCCCATCGGCCCCAACGCCAATCAATGGACAGAGGCATTCCAACAGGCAGTGGATGACGATTTCAATTTTGCTGGTGGTTTGGCAGTACTGTTCGAATTGGCTAAACATCTGCGTTCCGAGGGCAATAAGTTAAAGTTTGAGGGGATAACCCAGGCCGATCCAGATTTATTAAAAACCCAATGGACTACGTTGGTTAGTCTGGCGGAAATTTTGGGTTTACGCGCTAATCTAGATTCCCCATCTGCCACAAATGCTGGTTTAACCGACACAGAAATTGAACAACTGGTGACCCAACGCACCCAAGCTCGGAAAGACAAAAACTGGGCTGAAGGCGATCGCCTGAGGGATTTACTGCAAGAAGCGGGGATAACCTTAGTGGACAAGCCCGGCGGCGTAACAGTATGGTTCCGTTAG
- the rlmB gene encoding 23S rRNA (guanosine(2251)-2'-O)-methyltransferase RlmB has protein sequence MTEMPKKKFSPRSTRGDKPRYGEHKPKPKRAGDKPRFKDDQPQDFKEKSDRFQDKPRPRPHEDRPRRAGDKPSNFKDRFKDRDKPRYGEDKPRRSGQKPPFGKTFPAAPPPMDSEQAQEALDLLYGHHAVLAALDGDRQLNRIWITSHLRHDIRYRTKIQAAKANGTVVDEVDNFRLNQITHNANHQGIAAQVAPYHYWELGDLIDKAKSQSTAPVLIIIDSITDPHNLGAIIRTAEAFGAQGMVLPQRRVAGITSTVMKVAAGALEHFPVARVVNLSRALETLKESGFWIYGTVAGKQTALHQTDLREPMGLVIGSEGEGLSLLTQKHCDHLITIPLSGKTPSLNASVAAAISLYEIFRQRGFDRPTLTTASDSTLELPGISVD, from the coding sequence ATGACTGAAATGCCCAAGAAGAAATTTTCTCCCCGTTCCACCCGTGGGGACAAGCCCCGCTATGGGGAGCATAAGCCGAAGCCGAAGCGGGCCGGTGATAAACCCCGCTTTAAAGATGACCAGCCCCAGGATTTTAAAGAAAAATCTGATCGCTTCCAGGATAAGCCCCGCCCCCGCCCCCATGAAGACCGGCCCCGACGGGCTGGGGATAAGCCCAGCAACTTTAAAGACCGGTTTAAAGATAGGGATAAACCCCGCTACGGTGAAGACAAACCCCGGCGATCGGGCCAGAAGCCTCCATTTGGTAAAACTTTCCCCGCTGCCCCCCCGCCGATGGACTCCGAGCAAGCCCAGGAAGCCTTAGATTTACTCTACGGCCACCATGCTGTCCTAGCAGCCCTAGACGGCGATCGCCAATTGAATCGCATTTGGATTACTTCTCACCTCCGCCACGACATCCGTTATCGCACTAAAATCCAGGCCGCTAAAGCTAACGGGACAGTGGTGGACGAAGTCGATAATTTCCGCCTGAATCAAATCACCCATAATGCCAATCACCAAGGCATCGCCGCCCAAGTGGCTCCCTATCACTATTGGGAATTGGGGGATCTGATTGATAAAGCTAAAAGCCAAAGCACCGCTCCAGTTTTGATCATCATCGACAGCATTACCGATCCCCATAACCTGGGGGCCATCATCCGCACCGCTGAAGCGTTTGGGGCCCAGGGCATGGTACTGCCCCAACGACGGGTGGCAGGCATCACCTCGACGGTAATGAAAGTGGCCGCCGGAGCTTTGGAACATTTTCCCGTGGCCAGGGTGGTCAATCTCAGTCGAGCATTAGAGACCCTGAAAGAATCAGGCTTTTGGATTTATGGCACCGTGGCAGGAAAACAAACCGCCCTGCACCAAACGGATTTACGGGAACCCATGGGGTTAGTAATTGGCTCCGAAGGAGAGGGATTAAGCTTGCTGACCCAAAAACACTGTGATCATCTCATTACCATCCCCCTAAGCGGTAAAACTCCCAGCCTTAACGCTTCTGTGGCAGCGGCTATCAGCCTCTATGAAATCTTTCGGCAACGGGGCTTTGATCGTCCTACCTTGACCACTGCTTCGGATTCGACATTGGAGTTACCAGGAATTTCAGTAGACTAA
- a CDS encoding sucrose-phosphate phosphatase: MRQLLLISDLDNTWVGDQQALEQLQQYLGDRRGDFYLAYATGRSYHSARELQKQVGLMEPDYWLTAVGSEIYHPEGLDQHWADYLSEHWQRDTLQVIADGFEALKPQSPLEQNPWKISYHLDPQACPTVIEQLTETLAETGIPVQVIFSSGKDVDLLPQRSNKGNATQYLQQHLAMEPFQTLVCGDSGNDISLFATPSRGVIVRNAQPELVQWYEQRREPRHYWAQSSYAGAILEAIAHFDFFS, from the coding sequence ATGCGACAGTTATTGCTAATTTCTGACCTGGACAATACCTGGGTCGGAGATCAACAAGCCCTGGAACAGTTGCAACAATACCTAGGCGATCGCCGGGGAGATTTTTATCTGGCCTATGCTACGGGGCGTTCCTACCATTCCGCTCGGGAACTACAAAAACAGGTGGGACTAATGGAACCGGACTATTGGCTCACCGCGGTGGGGAGTGAAATTTACCATCCGGAAGGCTTAGACCAGCATTGGGCTGATTACCTTTCTGAGCATTGGCAACGGGATACCCTCCAGGTGATCGCCGATGGTTTTGAGGCATTGAAACCCCAATCTCCCTTAGAACAAAACCCTTGGAAAATTAGCTATCACCTTGATCCCCAGGCTTGCCCCACCGTCATTGAACAATTAACCGAAACTTTGGCGGAGACTGGCATTCCAGTGCAGGTTATTTTCAGCAGTGGTAAGGATGTGGATTTGTTACCCCAACGCAGTAATAAGGGCAATGCTACCCAGTATCTGCAACAACATTTGGCCATGGAGCCGTTTCAAACCCTTGTGTGTGGAGATTCCGGCAACGATATCAGCCTGTTTGCCACCCCTTCCCGAGGAGTGATTGTCCGCAACGCCCAACCGGAATTGGTGCAGTGGTATGAGCAACGGCGGGAACCTAGGCATTATTGGGCCCAATCGAGCTACGCTGGCGCTATCCTAGAGGCGATCGCCCATTTCGATTTTTTTAGTTGA
- a CDS encoding TlyA family RNA methyltransferase — protein sequence MTSVGKQRLDALLVARGLCESRALAQRLIRAGEVKINQQLVDKPGTLVALDAAVELAQKPPYVSRGGEKLAKALTEFALDVTGRICLDGGISTGGFTDCLLQRGATKVYGVDVGYGQVAWKLRQDDRVILRERANFRYLTPQDLYGDQPWPDLGVMDLSFISLTKVMAPLWSLLAPPREVVLLVKPQFEVGREKIGKKGVVRDAQAQAEAIDQVWRSAQPLGWQFQGLTFSPITGPAGNVEYLLWLSQAAVNTSAPTLAQLGEITQQAMDSFKT from the coding sequence ATGACCAGTGTGGGCAAACAAAGGTTAGATGCTCTGTTGGTGGCAAGGGGTCTGTGCGAGTCCCGGGCCCTGGCCCAACGGTTGATCCGGGCGGGAGAAGTAAAAATCAATCAACAGTTGGTGGATAAACCCGGTACCCTCGTAGCTCTGGATGCGGCGGTGGAACTAGCCCAAAAGCCTCCCTATGTTTCCCGGGGGGGAGAAAAATTGGCCAAAGCCCTAACAGAATTTGCCCTTGATGTGACCGGCCGCATTTGTTTGGATGGAGGAATTTCCACCGGTGGTTTTACCGACTGTTTATTACAAAGGGGAGCTACGAAAGTTTACGGAGTCGATGTGGGTTACGGCCAGGTGGCTTGGAAATTGCGCCAGGATGACCGGGTGATTTTGCGGGAGCGGGCTAATTTTCGTTACCTCACACCCCAGGATTTGTATGGAGACCAGCCCTGGCCGGACTTGGGAGTGATGGATTTGTCTTTTATTTCCCTTACCAAAGTGATGGCTCCCCTCTGGTCTCTCCTCGCCCCTCCCCGGGAAGTGGTCTTATTGGTTAAACCGCAATTTGAAGTGGGTAGGGAAAAAATTGGCAAAAAGGGAGTGGTGCGGGATGCCCAGGCCCAGGCAGAGGCCATTGACCAAGTGTGGCGATCGGCCCAGCCTTTGGGGTGGCAATTCCAGGGATTAACCTTTTCCCCAATCACCGGGCCAGCGGGCAATGTGGAATACTTACTCTGGCTTAGTCAAGCGGCTGTTAACACTTCTGCTCCAACGCTAGCTCAGTTGGGAGAAATTACCCAGCAGGCAATGGATTCTTTCAAGACTTGA
- the fbp gene encoding class 1 fructose-bisphosphatase: MTVSEINIPNSLLDRDCTTLSRHVLQELNSFGADAQDLSAIMNRIALAGKLIARRLSRAGLMADVLGFTGETNVQGESVKKMDVFANDVFISVFKQSGLVCRLASEEMEKPYYIPENCPIGRYTLLYDPIDGSSNVDINLNVGSIFAIRQQQGDDLDGSASDLLANGDQQIAAGYILYGPSTMLVYSLGSGVHSFILDPSLGEFILAQENIRIPDHGPIYSTNEGNFWQWDEALRDYTRYVHRHEGYTARYSGALVGDIHRILMQGGVFLYPGTEKNPDGKLRLLYETAPLAFLVEQAGGRASDGQHRLLDLIPSKLHQRTPVIIGSGEDVKLVESFISDHKQRQSS; the protein is encoded by the coding sequence ATGACCGTTAGCGAGATTAATATTCCTAACTCTTTACTAGACCGGGATTGCACCACCCTTTCACGCCACGTCCTCCAGGAACTCAATAGTTTTGGCGCCGATGCCCAGGACTTGAGTGCCATCATGAATCGCATTGCCCTGGCCGGAAAATTAATTGCCCGTCGCCTCAGTCGAGCGGGGTTAATGGCCGATGTGTTGGGCTTCACCGGGGAAACCAACGTCCAGGGGGAATCGGTGAAAAAAATGGACGTATTTGCCAACGATGTTTTTATTTCTGTCTTTAAGCAAAGCGGCTTGGTTTGTCGCTTAGCTTCCGAAGAAATGGAAAAACCCTACTATATCCCCGAAAATTGCCCCATTGGTCGTTATACCCTGCTCTACGACCCCATTGACGGTTCCTCCAACGTAGACATTAACCTCAATGTGGGTTCTATTTTTGCTATCCGTCAACAACAGGGGGATGACCTGGACGGCAGTGCGTCGGATTTATTGGCCAACGGAGACCAACAAATTGCCGCCGGCTATATCCTCTACGGCCCTTCCACGATGTTGGTTTATTCCCTCGGCTCCGGGGTGCATAGCTTTATCCTTGATCCCAGTTTGGGAGAGTTTATCCTAGCCCAGGAAAATATCCGTATTCCCGACCACGGCCCCATTTACAGCACCAATGAAGGTAACTTTTGGCAATGGGATGAAGCCCTGAGGGACTACACCCGCTATGTCCATCGCCACGAAGGTTACACTGCCCGTTATAGCGGTGCTCTGGTGGGGGACATTCACCGGATTTTGATGCAAGGGGGAGTGTTTCTTTACCCAGGTACGGAAAAAAATCCTGACGGGAAACTACGTTTGCTCTATGAAACCGCGCCGCTGGCCTTTTTGGTGGAACAGGCCGGTGGACGGGCCAGTGATGGTCAACATCGTTTGCTGGATTTGATTCCGTCTAAATTACATCAGCGTACCCCCGTTATTATCGGCAGCGGGGAAGACGTCAAGTTGGTGGAATCCTTCATCAGTGACCACAAACAACGGCAAAGTAGTTAG
- a CDS encoding Mini-ribonuclease 3 codes for MTRFNDHPLWQSLLSTTSDLPVQSLSPVALAYLGDAVFELYVRCRYLFPPRRIGDFHRRVVAQVRAEQQAQILAILSPQLTDPEKEWVRRGRNAATSTSRRANPELYQAASGLETLLGYLYLRDVHRLDELLALIELPDAAPR; via the coding sequence ATGACCCGGTTTAATGACCATCCCCTTTGGCAATCCTTGCTTTCCACCACCTCTGATTTACCAGTGCAGTCTCTCTCCCCCGTGGCCCTAGCTTACCTGGGGGATGCCGTTTTTGAACTTTATGTCCGTTGCCGTTATCTGTTTCCTCCCCGCCGTATAGGGGATTTTCACCGTCGGGTGGTGGCCCAGGTGCGAGCTGAGCAACAGGCCCAAATATTAGCCATCCTGTCTCCCCAACTAACTGATCCGGAAAAGGAATGGGTGCGTCGGGGTCGCAATGCCGCCACATCGACTTCCCGCCGGGCCAACCCAGAACTTTACCAGGCCGCCAGTGGTCTAGAAACTCTTTTGGGTTATTTATATCTCAGGGATGTCCACCGCCTGGATGAACTATTAGCCTTAATTGAACTGCCAGACGCAGCCCCACGTTAG
- a CDS encoding DUF1816 domain-containing protein — protein MKELWIRVLSLLGMAHWVVISTGAPRCTYYFGPFARRSSAERAQLGYLEDLQGEGAQDIQVTIKQCKPARLTIFDEGEELMPLLSP, from the coding sequence ATGAAAGAACTGTGGATCCGTGTTTTGTCCCTGCTGGGCATGGCTCACTGGGTTGTGATTAGCACCGGTGCTCCTCGCTGTACCTATTACTTTGGCCCCTTTGCCCGCCGCAGTAGTGCGGAGAGGGCCCAATTAGGTTATCTAGAGGATTTACAGGGGGAAGGAGCCCAAGATATCCAGGTGACCATTAAGCAGTGCAAGCCGGCCCGCCTAACTATTTTTGATGAAGGGGAAGAATTAATGCCCCTACTTTCCCCCTAG